Genomic DNA from Enterococcus saccharolyticus subsp. saccharolyticus:
CATCTTCGACTTTGCAACGCGTGATGTAGCCAAAGCGATTGATGAATTGATTGAAGAAGACAAAGAAGATATTGATTATTTCTTACTTCATCAAGCAAATTCGCGTATTTTAGATAAAATTGCGCGAAAAATTAAAGTTCCTAGAGAAAAGTTCTTACAGAATATGGATAAATATGGCAATACATCAGGTGCAACAATTCCATTATTGTTAGATGAAGCCGTTACCTCAGGAACATTGACATTAGGCAGCAACCAAAAAGTGGTACTTTCAGGTTTTGGTGGTGGGTTGACATGGGGAACTGTGTTACTTACTTTGTAAACCTGTAGTCATATAAAATTAAAAATGAACAAAACAATTGGAGGAATATAAACATGGTATTCGAAAAAATTCAAGACATCGTAGCAGAAGAATTAGGTAAAGATAAAGAAGAAATCAAATTAACAACAAACATTCAAGAAGATTTAGAAGCAGATAGCTTAGATTTATTCCAAATCATTAACGAAATTGAAGATGAATTTGATGTGAAAATTGAAGTTGAAGACGGAATTAAAACTGTTGAAGACTTAGTGAAATACGTAGAACAACAACAAGCTTAATTTTTAAGGCTGGGCCAAAAGCCTAGCCTTTCCTTTTATGTAGAAAATCCAACGTTGAGTAGATATGACTCGAATACTTATCCTCAAATATCAACGGGAATTTAAAGGAGAGAAACATGAAGACAGCTTTCTTATTTAGTGGCCAAGGTGCTCAATATGTTGGCATGGGACAAGAATTATTTGATCAAGAAGAAATTGTTCGTCAAACATTTGATGAAGCAAGTGACGTCTTAGGCTACGATATGGCAGAATTATGTTTTACAGAAAATGAACGATTAAATCAAACAGAATATACTCAGCCCGCGATTCTAACGGTTAGTGTGGCTTTTTGGCGTTTATTAGAAGCCAAAGGGTATCATGCAGATGCTGTCGCTGGATTAAGTCTAGGAGAGTACACTGCCTTAGTAGCAAGTGGTGCGTTAGATTTTAAAACAGCGGTCGCTTTAGTTGCTAAACGTGGTTCATATATGGCAACAGCTGCACCACAAGGAACAGGTAAAATGGTTGCAGTCATGAATGCACCGATTGAAACAATTGAAGAAGCGTGTAAACAAGCAAGTGAAAGAGGAATTGTTTCACCTGCAAACTACAATACACCACAACAAATTGTGATTGGCGGTGAAGTAGTAGCCGTTGATGAAGCAGTTGAACGGTTAAAAGAAGCTGGCGTGAAACGTATGATTCCATTAAATGTGAGTGGTCCATTCCACACAGCGCTATTAAAACCAGCAGCAGATAAACTAAAAGTTGCTTTAGAAGAAGTGACATTTAATGAGATGACTGTCCCGGTTATTAGTAACACAACTGCTCAAGTCATGCAACAAGATGAAATCAAAGAGTTGTTGGAACGTCAAGTGATGTCGCCAGTTCGCTTTTATGAAAGCGTAGCAACATTAAAAGAATTAGGTGTGGAGCGTATCATTGAGATTGGTCCCGGTAAAGTACTTTCAGGTTTTATCAAAAAAATTGACAAAACATTAGTCATGTCTCGTGTAGAAGATAGTAACACGCTACAAGAGACGGAGGCAGGATTATCCTAGGAGGAAAAAATGGAATTAAAAGATAAAACGGTTTTTGTTACAGGTAGTACGCGAGGCATTGGTTTAGCTATCGCAAAAGCATTCGCTCAAGAAGGCGCAAATATCGTCTTAAATGGTCGCCGTGAAATCTCTGAAGAACTGATCGCTTCGATTGAAGCATTTGGTGTAAAATGTGTGGGCGTTTCAGGTGACATTTCAGATTTCAAAAATGCTGGTGAAATGATTAAAGAAGCAGAAGAAAAATTAGGTGTTGTAGCTGTTTTGGTTAATAATGCGGGAATTACGAACGATAAATTATTACTTCGTATGACTGAAGAAGATTTTGAGCAAGTCTTAAAAATCAATTTAACAGGGACATTCAACATGACACAACAAGTTATGAAAAAAATGTTGAAACAACGTGAAGGTGTAATTATCAACCTTTCAAGTGTTTCTGGATTAATGGGAAATGCAGGTCAAGCAAACTATGCAGCAAGTAAAGCAGGGGTCGTTGGTTTTACTAAATCAGTAGCTAGAGAAGTAGCGCCAAGAGGGATTACTTGTAACGCTATTGCACCTGGATTTATCCAAACAGATATGACGGATGTTTTATCTGATAAAGTGAAAGAACAAGTGACACAAACTATTCCATTACAACGTTTTGGAAATGTTGAAGATATTGCCAAAGCTGCTATTTTCTTAGCAAAAAGTCCATATATCACTGGTCAAGTTTTAAATGTTGACGGTGGATTGGTCATGCACGGTTAAGAGAGGAGAAAATTTATGAATCGAGTAGTAATTACAGGTTATGGTGTGGTTTCCCCAATCGGAAATGATCCAGAATCATTCTTAACAAGTTTAAAAGAAGGAACCAATGGGATTGGTCCGATTACAAAATTTGACGCCGAAGCAACAGGTATTTCAGTTGCCGGTGAAGTAAAAGATTTTCCATTAGAAAAATATTTCATTAAAAAAGACACAAAACGTATGGATGAATTCTCATTATATGGTATTCATGCAGCATTAGATGCGATTGAAATGGCTAAATTAGATACAAAAGCTATCGATGCAGACCGTTTTGGTGTCATGGTTGGTTCAGGAATTGGTGGTTTGCCAACAATTCAAGACCAAGTGACACGTATGAATGCAAAAGGACCAAAACGTGTTTCACCAATGTTTGTACCAATGTCTATCGTTAATATGGTTGCAGGAAACATTGCTTTACGCGTAGGTGCGCGAGGAATTTGTACAACAACTGTAACCGCTTGTGCTTCAGGAACACATTCTGTAGGTGAAGCGTTCCGTAACATTAAACATGGTTATGCGGATGTGATGCTTGCTGGTGGTTCAGAAGCGACAATTTGTGAAATCGGGATTGCTGGTTTTGCTTCATTAACAGCTTTAACGACTGAATCTGATCCAAATAAAGCATCAACACCGTTTGATAAAGACCGTAGTGGTTTTGTTATGGGTGAAGGAGCCGGTGTTCTATTATTAGAATCATTAGACCATGCTTTAGCACGTGGTGCGAATATTTTAGGTGAAGTTGTAGGATATGGAGCAAACTGCGATGCGTATCACATGACTGCGCCAAATCCAGATGGTTCAGGTGCAGGTAAAGCGATGAAATTAGCAATGTCAGAAGCTGGAATTGCACCTTCAGAAGTTGGCTATATCAATGCCCATGGCACAAGTACGCCTGCTAATGATGTATCTGAAGCAACTGCTATTCATTATGGATTAGGAGATAGCTACAAAGATACGTATGTAAGTAGTACAAAATCAATGACTGGTCACTTATTAGGTGCAGCCGGTGGTGTGGAAGCTGTTGCAACTCTATTAGCGTTACAACATCAATTTATCCCACCAAATATTAATGTGACAGAGCAAGATCCAGAGATTGATTTGAACGTTGTGATTAATGAAAGCAAACCTGCTGAATTAACTTATGCAATGAGCAACTCACTTGGATTTGGTGGTCACAACGCAGTTATTTTGATGAAACGTTGGGAGGCATAAGGATGGAACTAAATGAGTTAAAGGACTTACTTTCTCTTTTTGATCAATCCACATTAACTGAATTTAATCTAAAAGATGGAAACTTTGAATTATATCTAAGCAAAAACAATGTAGCTCGCGCACAAACTGCTGTGCCAGCAGCACAACCGGCACCTGTGCAACAGTCTCAAGTGATTGAGGCAGTTCAACCTGCTGCAGCGCCTGTTCAAGCAACACCAGCGCAACCAGTACCAGAAGTGATTGCTGGAACAGAAATTGTTTCACCATTAGTTGGTGTGACTTATTTAAAACCAAGTCCAGATAAACCAAACTTCAAACAAGTTGGCGATCGTGTGCAAAAAGGCGATGTTGTTTGTATCGTCGAAGCAATGAAAGTTATGAATGAAATTACAAGTGATATTTCCGGTGAAATCGTAGAAGTCTTAGTAGAAAACGAGCAAGTAGTTGAATTTAATCAACCATTGTTCCGTGTGAAAGAAGGTTAATTATGACTGTATTGAATATTCAAGAAATCAAAGAAATTATCCCTCATCGTTATCCGATGTTATTAATCGATCGTGTGGAAGAATTAGTAGACGGTGAACGTGTTGTTGCCAAGAAAAACGTAACGATCAATGAACCTTTCTTCCAAGGTCATTTTCCTCACGAACCAGTAATGCCTGGTGTATTAATTGTTGAGGCAATGGCTCAAGCTGGCGCAGTTGCGTTGTTATCATTAGAGCAATTTCGTGGTAAAACAGCTTATTTTGGTGGAATTGACAAAGCGAAATTCCGTAAAAAAGTAACACCTGGAGACACATTAATTCTAGAAGTGGAAATCATTAAAGTAAAAGCTTCTGCAGGAATTGGTAAAGGTGTAGCGAAAGTGGATGGCAAGAAAGTTGCCGAAGCTGAATTAACCTTCATGATTGGATAGGTGACTTATGTTTTCAAAGATATTAATTGCAAATCGCGGAGAAATTGCAGTACGTATTATTCGCGCTTGTCGTGAATTAGGCGTACGAACAGTCGCAGTTTACTCAGAAGCGGATAAAAATGCATTACATGCTGAATTAGCAGATGAAGCTATTTGTATTGGCCCTGCCAAAGCATCGGATTCATATTTGAATGTACAGCAAATTTTAAGTGCAGCGATTGTTACAAAAGCGGAAGCAATTCACCCTGGATTTGGCTTTCTGTCTGAAAATAGTCGTTTTGCATCGATGTGTGAAGAATGCAATATTGTCTTCATTGGACCAAAAAGCAAGACGATTGA
This window encodes:
- a CDS encoding acyl carrier protein, whose amino-acid sequence is MVFEKIQDIVAEELGKDKEEIKLTTNIQEDLEADSLDLFQIINEIEDEFDVKIEVEDGIKTVEDLVKYVEQQQA
- the fabD gene encoding ACP S-malonyltransferase: MKTAFLFSGQGAQYVGMGQELFDQEEIVRQTFDEASDVLGYDMAELCFTENERLNQTEYTQPAILTVSVAFWRLLEAKGYHADAVAGLSLGEYTALVASGALDFKTAVALVAKRGSYMATAAPQGTGKMVAVMNAPIETIEEACKQASERGIVSPANYNTPQQIVIGGEVVAVDEAVERLKEAGVKRMIPLNVSGPFHTALLKPAADKLKVALEEVTFNEMTVPVISNTTAQVMQQDEIKELLERQVMSPVRFYESVATLKELGVERIIEIGPGKVLSGFIKKIDKTLVMSRVEDSNTLQETEAGLS
- the fabG gene encoding 3-oxoacyl-[acyl-carrier-protein] reductase — protein: MELKDKTVFVTGSTRGIGLAIAKAFAQEGANIVLNGRREISEELIASIEAFGVKCVGVSGDISDFKNAGEMIKEAEEKLGVVAVLVNNAGITNDKLLLRMTEEDFEQVLKINLTGTFNMTQQVMKKMLKQREGVIINLSSVSGLMGNAGQANYAASKAGVVGFTKSVAREVAPRGITCNAIAPGFIQTDMTDVLSDKVKEQVTQTIPLQRFGNVEDIAKAAIFLAKSPYITGQVLNVDGGLVMHG
- the fabF gene encoding beta-ketoacyl-ACP synthase II; this encodes MNRVVITGYGVVSPIGNDPESFLTSLKEGTNGIGPITKFDAEATGISVAGEVKDFPLEKYFIKKDTKRMDEFSLYGIHAALDAIEMAKLDTKAIDADRFGVMVGSGIGGLPTIQDQVTRMNAKGPKRVSPMFVPMSIVNMVAGNIALRVGARGICTTTVTACASGTHSVGEAFRNIKHGYADVMLAGGSEATICEIGIAGFASLTALTTESDPNKASTPFDKDRSGFVMGEGAGVLLLESLDHALARGANILGEVVGYGANCDAYHMTAPNPDGSGAGKAMKLAMSEAGIAPSEVGYINAHGTSTPANDVSEATAIHYGLGDSYKDTYVSSTKSMTGHLLGAAGGVEAVATLLALQHQFIPPNINVTEQDPEIDLNVVINESKPAELTYAMSNSLGFGGHNAVILMKRWEA
- the accB gene encoding acetyl-CoA carboxylase biotin carboxyl carrier protein, with protein sequence MELNELKDLLSLFDQSTLTEFNLKDGNFELYLSKNNVARAQTAVPAAQPAPVQQSQVIEAVQPAAAPVQATPAQPVPEVIAGTEIVSPLVGVTYLKPSPDKPNFKQVGDRVQKGDVVCIVEAMKVMNEITSDISGEIVEVLVENEQVVEFNQPLFRVKEG
- the fabZ gene encoding 3-hydroxyacyl-ACP dehydratase FabZ, producing the protein MNIQEIKEIIPHRYPMLLIDRVEELVDGERVVAKKNVTINEPFFQGHFPHEPVMPGVLIVEAMAQAGAVALLSLEQFRGKTAYFGGIDKAKFRKKVTPGDTLILEVEIIKVKASAGIGKGVAKVDGKKVAEAELTFMIG